A single Leptolyngbya ohadii IS1 DNA region contains:
- the cbiD gene encoding cobalt-precorrin-5B (C(1))-methyltransferase CbiD, protein MSNFSADSSANPSLDGVASPRSGYTLPVFACAAAVAALRSLQEDFPNSKPDLTTVSIDLVEPEQTVEISIEQVAPLSKTSALAITRSDPGDNLDLTRDTPVWAMVEVFPCSADTEQIVIQGGEGIGKQVNADAQPAIYAYARRLLHHNLSAYLQSDTAIQVTIILPQGRALAARTSNAAFGVVEGLSLLGTSGIAQPLSAPGQLEQFRRDLQQRPNRSEGLVFCIGENGLDLAQKLGINPDCLIKTANWLGSMLVEAGLQDVGSVLLFGYHGKLIKLAGGIFHTHHHVADGRQEILTAHCANLGLPTVHLQKVFASPTTEAALGYLRELDKTEGSDWVDQIYGAIAEQIDRRAASYIQTHCPTNGEQSVEVGSVLFDRDRQIIVQSKIGASLLHSFVNLD, encoded by the coding sequence TTGTCTAATTTTTCTGCTGATTCTTCTGCCAACCCATCTCTTGATGGCGTAGCCTCTCCTCGATCGGGCTATACCCTACCTGTGTTTGCCTGTGCTGCTGCCGTTGCTGCCTTGCGATCGCTTCAGGAAGACTTCCCGAACTCAAAGCCAGATTTAACGACTGTTTCGATCGATCTAGTGGAACCGGAACAGACGGTTGAGATTTCGATCGAGCAGGTGGCTCCCCTATCTAAAACCTCTGCCCTGGCAATCACTCGCAGCGATCCTGGAGACAATCTGGATCTCACCAGGGATACTCCCGTCTGGGCAATGGTGGAGGTGTTTCCCTGCTCCGCTGACACAGAACAAATTGTGATCCAGGGCGGAGAGGGAATTGGTAAACAGGTGAACGCAGATGCTCAGCCGGCAATCTATGCCTATGCCCGGCGACTGCTGCATCACAATCTTTCTGCCTATCTGCAATCGGATACTGCAATCCAGGTCACGATTATTTTGCCCCAGGGTCGAGCATTGGCGGCGCGAACGTCTAATGCAGCCTTTGGTGTGGTCGAAGGGTTATCCCTGTTAGGGACATCGGGAATCGCCCAGCCCCTTAGCGCACCGGGTCAGCTAGAGCAGTTTCGGCGGGATCTTCAGCAGCGACCAAATCGATCGGAGGGTCTGGTCTTCTGTATTGGCGAAAACGGATTAGACCTGGCACAAAAGCTAGGGATCAACCCCGATTGTTTGATCAAAACCGCAAACTGGCTGGGATCGATGCTGGTGGAGGCAGGCTTACAGGACGTGGGATCGGTGCTGCTGTTTGGCTATCACGGCAAGCTGATCAAACTGGCGGGCGGCATTTTCCACACCCATCACCATGTTGCGGACGGCAGGCAGGAGATTTTGACGGCGCACTGTGCCAACCTGGGGCTTCCGACCGTTCATTTGCAAAAGGTCTTTGCCAGTCCTACGACGGAAGCCGCTCTGGGATACCTGCGGGAGTTGGACAAAACGGAGGGCAGTGATTGGGTTGATCAAATTTATGGGGCAATTGCCGAACAAATCGATCGCCGTGCTGCTTCCTATATTCAAACCCACTGTCCGACTAACGGTGAGCAAAGCGTAGAAGTGGGGTCGGTGCTGTTCGATCGCGATCGCCAGATCATCGTGCAGAGCAAAATTGGCGCATCATTGCTGCACAGTTTTGTTAATCTAGACTAA
- a CDS encoding WecB/TagA/CpsF family glycosyltransferase, whose product MSQVRLLNVDIDNLTMTEVLERLTSGTVITPNVDHLVKLQTDREFYDAYRAADFRTCDSKILYYVTKLLGCPVKEKISGSDLFPAFYKYHKHNEDIEIFLLGAKEGVAAEAQRRINGRIGRKIVTAVHSPSFGFEKSEEECERIIELVNQSKATVLAVGVGAPKQEKFIHKYKHRFKHVKIFMAIGATIDFEAGNVMRAPKWVSEMGLEWLYRLLSEPRRLWRRYLVEGPVFFWLAFLQMLRLYKDPFDADKPKASQATRITA is encoded by the coding sequence ATGAGCCAAGTCAGATTACTGAATGTTGATATTGATAATTTAACCATGACGGAAGTGCTGGAGCGGCTAACCAGCGGCACCGTCATTACTCCTAATGTGGATCATCTCGTTAAGCTGCAAACCGATCGCGAATTCTACGATGCCTATCGTGCCGCAGACTTTCGCACCTGCGACAGTAAGATTCTGTATTACGTCACTAAGCTGCTCGGTTGCCCGGTGAAAGAGAAGATTTCTGGGTCGGATCTGTTTCCGGCTTTTTATAAATATCACAAGCATAACGAGGACATCGAAATCTTTTTGCTGGGAGCCAAGGAAGGCGTTGCGGCAGAGGCTCAGCGGCGGATTAACGGCAGAATTGGCAGAAAAATTGTGACTGCGGTTCACTCCCCCTCCTTCGGCTTCGAGAAAAGCGAGGAAGAGTGTGAGCGGATTATTGAGCTAGTCAACCAGTCTAAAGCCACTGTTCTGGCGGTTGGTGTGGGCGCACCGAAGCAGGAGAAGTTCATTCACAAGTACAAGCACCGCTTTAAGCACGTCAAAATTTTCATGGCGATCGGTGCCACGATCGACTTTGAGGCGGGCAATGTGATGCGGGCACCTAAATGGGTCAGCGAGATGGGGCTGGAATGGCTGTATCGTCTGCTGTCCGAGCCGCGTCGTCTCTGGAGGCGCTATCTGGTTGAGGGTCCGGTCTTCTTCTGGCTGGCGTTTCTGCAAATGCTGCGTCTATACAAAGATCCGTTTGATGCGGATAAGCCTAAGGCATCCCAGGCAACTCGTATAACTGCCTGA
- the guaA gene encoding glutamine-hydrolyzing GMP synthase has product MTLQTEQPPTVSSSEKLNRQIIVILDFGSQYSELIARRIRETQVYSEVLSYRTTIEQLRQLNPKGIILSGGPSSVYDENAPHCDPEIWKLGIPVLGVCYGMQLMVQQLGGGVERAERGEYGKASLYIDDPTDLLTNVEDGTTMWMSHGDSVKQLPAGFETLAHTENTPCAAVAHHEKKLYGVQFHPEVVHSIGGIALIRNFVYHICDCEPTWTTAAFVEESIREIRARVGDKRVLLALSGGVDSSTLAFLLHKAIGDQLTCMFIDQGFMRKGEPERLLKLFQEQFHIPVEYINARDRFLARMEGITDPEEKRKRIGHEFIRVFEEESRRLGPFDYLAQGTLYPDVIESADTNVDPKTGERVAVKIKSHHNVGGLPKDLQFKLIEPLRKLFKDEVRKVGRSIGLPEEIVQRQPFPGPGLAIRILGEVTSERLNILRDADLIVRQEINRADMYHELWQAFAVLLPIRSVGVMGDQRTYAYPIVLRFVRSEDGMTADWARVPYDLLETISNRIVNEVRGVNRVVYDITSKPPGTIEWE; this is encoded by the coding sequence GTGACTCTTCAAACCGAACAACCCCCAACCGTATCGTCGTCGGAAAAGCTTAATCGTCAGATCATTGTGATTCTGGACTTCGGCTCCCAGTACTCGGAGCTGATTGCCCGTCGCATTCGCGAAACCCAGGTCTATTCTGAAGTGCTGTCTTACCGCACGACGATCGAGCAGCTCCGCCAGCTTAACCCCAAGGGCATTATTTTGTCCGGCGGACCCAGCTCTGTTTACGACGAGAATGCGCCCCACTGTGATCCGGAAATCTGGAAACTCGGAATTCCAGTCCTGGGAGTGTGCTATGGAATGCAGCTCATGGTGCAGCAGTTGGGCGGCGGTGTGGAACGGGCAGAGCGGGGCGAATACGGCAAAGCCTCCCTCTATATCGACGATCCCACCGATTTGCTGACCAACGTAGAAGACGGGACGACCATGTGGATGAGCCACGGAGATTCCGTCAAGCAGCTTCCCGCAGGCTTCGAGACGCTGGCCCATACCGAAAATACCCCCTGTGCCGCAGTCGCCCACCACGAGAAAAAGCTGTACGGTGTGCAGTTCCACCCTGAAGTCGTGCATTCGATCGGCGGCATTGCCCTGATCCGCAACTTTGTCTATCACATCTGCGATTGCGAACCCACCTGGACGACCGCAGCCTTTGTAGAGGAGTCGATTCGAGAAATTCGGGCGCGGGTCGGCGATAAGCGTGTGCTCCTGGCACTGTCTGGCGGGGTGGATTCCTCGACGCTGGCATTCCTGCTACACAAGGCGATCGGCGATCAGCTCACCTGTATGTTCATCGATCAGGGCTTTATGCGGAAGGGCGAACCGGAGCGACTGCTCAAACTTTTCCAGGAGCAGTTTCATATTCCCGTTGAGTACATCAACGCCCGCGATCGTTTCCTGGCACGGATGGAAGGCATCACCGATCCGGAGGAAAAGCGCAAGCGGATCGGGCATGAGTTTATCCGCGTGTTTGAGGAAGAATCCCGGCGGCTCGGTCCATTCGATTACTTAGCACAGGGCACCCTGTATCCAGACGTAATCGAATCGGCAGATACGAACGTTGATCCGAAAACGGGTGAGCGAGTTGCCGTTAAGATCAAGAGCCACCATAACGTCGGCGGACTGCCCAAAGATTTGCAGTTCAAACTAATCGAACCGCTGCGGAAGCTGTTTAAAGACGAGGTGCGGAAGGTGGGACGATCGATCGGTTTGCCGGAGGAAATTGTGCAGCGACAGCCCTTCCCCGGTCCCGGTCTGGCAATTCGGATTCTGGGCGAAGTGACATCAGAGCGGCTGAATATTCTGCGGGATGCGGATCTGATTGTGCGGCAGGAGATTAACCGCGCCGATATGTACCATGAGCTGTGGCAGGCGTTTGCCGTGCTGCTGCCGATTCGCAGTGTGGGCGTCATGGGCGACCAGCGTACCTACGCTTACCCGATCGTCCTCCGGTTTGTCCGCAGCGAAGACGGTATGACGGCAGACTGGGCAAGGGTCCCCTACGACCTGCTGGAAACCATTTCTAACCGCATCGTCAACGAAGTACGCGGCGTGAATCGCGTCGTTTACGACATTACCTCGAAGCCGCCTGGGACGATCGAGTGGGAATAG
- a CDS encoding TIGR04376 family protein — MGLFEDLSSFLESRLEEFLRSNPHLELQALADKLADQESEAVRLLGDLRLREKQIEAEILETAQEIQRWHIRIEKARSANRLDLLKPAEEREAALLRQGNQLWGQMELVKGRIQQTIDLQRQIQVRCQEVKVKLAEAEANRAKAAQQTPKANGTEQQWQTIGWNQGYRSSNSNMGAADPLEQSFRKWEMDEELEKLKREMGR; from the coding sequence ATGGGATTGTTTGAAGATCTAAGCAGCTTTTTAGAAAGCAGACTGGAGGAATTTTTGCGAAGCAATCCCCATCTGGAACTACAGGCACTGGCGGATAAACTTGCCGATCAGGAGAGCGAAGCGGTGCGGCTGCTGGGGGATCTACGGCTACGCGAAAAGCAGATTGAAGCAGAAATTTTAGAGACGGCACAGGAAATTCAGCGCTGGCACATCCGGATTGAGAAAGCACGCAGCGCCAATCGACTCGATCTGCTTAAACCAGCGGAAGAACGGGAAGCGGCTCTCCTGCGGCAGGGCAATCAGCTCTGGGGACAGATGGAACTTGTGAAAGGGCGAATTCAGCAGACGATCGATCTTCAGCGGCAGATCCAGGTGCGTTGTCAGGAAGTGAAGGTGAAACTGGCGGAGGCAGAAGCGAACCGTGCTAAAGCCGCGCAGCAGACTCCTAAGGCAAACGGTACGGAACAGCAGTGGCAGACGATCGGCTGGAATCAGGGCTATCGTTCCAGTAATTCAAATATGGGTGCCGCCGATCCGTTGGAGCAGTCCTTCCGCAAATGGGAAATGGACGAGGAGCTGGAAAAACTGAAGCGGGAAATGGGACGCTAG